Below is a genomic region from Candidatus Zixiibacteriota bacterium.
CCAGCCGCGTTCATTGCGTTGACCGATCCGCCGTACAGTATTTGTACAACTTGCGCGGCGGCGCGATCGACTGCGGCCAGCTTATCGCGAACAAAACAATGAACCGCCTCAGCCATTTCCGGGGTGGCGGTTCGACCCGTACCTATAGCCCAAACCGGCTCATAGGCGATTACCGTTTTCTTCAAATCGTCGGCCGAAAAGCCCGCCAGGGTACCAGCAACCTGTTCCCCGACAACGGCTTCGGTTCGGCCGGACTCGCGCTCCGCCAGCGTCTCGCCGACACAGACAATCGGTGTCAGGCCGCCAGTCAGCGCCTGTCTGGCTTTGGCATTGATCAACTGATCGCTCTCAGAATGATACTGCCGCCGCTCAGAGTGGCCCAAGATAACGAAGGTGGCTCCGAGTGTCAACAGCATGGTCGCGGAAATGTCGCCGGTGAAGGCCCCTTTGGGGTGCGGGCTCATGTCCTGCGCGCCCAGGGCGATACGGGTACCTTTCAGAAGCCGCGAAGCGGTTTCCAGCGCGGTAAACGGAGGACAGACGACAACCTGCACCGGGGAATTTACGAAATCGCCCGCAAGCAGTGCTCGAATCAGGTTGTCGGTTTCGGCCAGGGTGCCGTTCATCTTCCAATTGCCGGCGATAATCTTCCGGCGCATGTCAGACGGCCCCTACTTTCGTCTGATCGGTCAGCGCCGCCACGCCCGGCAGCACCTTGCCCTCCAGAAACTCCAGCGAGGCCCCCCCGCCGGTGGATATGTGGCTCAGCTTGCTTTCCAGACCGGAGCGCGAAACTGCCGATGCCGAATCACCGCCTCCAACAACGGTGGTGGCGCCCTTATCGGTCAGGTCGGCCAGCATACGGGCAACCGCGAAAGTTCCCTCGGCAAACGGCGGGCACTCGAATACGCCCATGGGACCGTTCCAGAGAACTGTCTTGATATCGGCCAGAGCTTTTGAGATCAGCTTGATCGACTCCGGCCCGATATCGAGACCTTTCATGCCATCGGGAATCTGCCTGATCGGCACTACTTTTGTCTTGGCGTTGGCATCGATCTCCGCGGCGATCACGGCGTCAACCGGCAGAATCAGTTTGACCGCGGACGCTTCGGCTTTAGCCATGATTTCGCGAGCCATCTCGACCCGGTCGGCCTCCAGTAGCGAATCCCCAATCGCATATCCCAGCGCTTTGGCAAACGTGAAGACCATGCCGCCGCCGATGATCAGCACATCGACCTTGCCGATCAGATGCTGAAGCACATCGATCTTGCCCGAGATCTTTGCGCCGCCGAGTATCGCCGCAAACGGGCGCACCGGATTGGTCAGCGCGTTGCCCAGGTAGTGCAGTTCCCGCTCCATCAGGAAGCCGGCCACAGACTGGTCGAAAAAGCGCGTGACGCCTTCAGTCGAGGCGTGGGCACGATGGGCCGAGCCGAAGGCGTCGTTCACATAGATATCCGCGAGCGACGCCAGCTTGCGGGCGAACTCAGGGATGTTCTTTTCTTCTTCCGAGTGGAAGCGGAGATTTTCCAGGAGCACCACGTCGCCGGGTTTCATCCGGCCGACCAGGTTGGACGCCTCGGGTCCGATACAGTCCTCGGCAAACGTGACCGGTTTGCTCAGCAGCTCCTGCAGGCGCCGCGCCACCGGGCGAAGCGACTGTTTCGGATCGGGCCCGCCCTTGGGACGCCCCAGGTGCGAGCAGGCAATCACCGCGCCGCCGTCGCCGAGAATCTTCCGCAGCGTCGGAAGCGCGGCGCGGATGCGGCGATCATCGGTGATATTCTGTTTGTCATCCAGCGGGACGTTGAAATCTACACGCACCAGAACCTTGCGTCCGCGGAAATTGATGTCGGAAACGGTCACCTTGTTCATGATTCAGCCTTTCAGTGCCATTACATCATCAGCATCATATCGACCATCCGGCAGGAGAAGCCCCACTCGTTGTCGTACCAGGCGAACACCTTAACCAGGTTGCCTTTCACATTAGTATACTCAGAATCGAAAATAGATCCATGGGGGTTGCCGATTACGTCGGTCGAGACAATCGGATCCTCGCAGTACTGCAATGTCTTGCTTAACGGCCCTGACGTGGCCGCCTTTTTCATGGCGGCATTGACCTCTTCGGCCGTGGTTTCGCGGCCTACCAATACTGTGAGGTCAACCAGGGATCCATCCGGTGTCGGGACGCGAATCGCGCAGCCGTCCAGCTTGCCTTTCAAATCCGGAAGCACGTCGGCGATGGCCTTGGCCGCCCCGGTGGAGGTCGGCACCATGGACATGGCGGCGGCGCGAGCGCGGCGAAGGTCCTTGTGCGGCGCATCCTGTAGGCGTTGGTCGGCCGTGTACGAGTGGATGGTCGTCATGAAGCCGCGCTCGATGCGAAAAGTATCGTGCAGCACCTTGGCGACCGGCGCCAGGCAGTTAGTCGTACACGAGCCGATAGAGACCACGTGGTGCTTCGACTTGTCGTACTGATCTGAGTTCACACCAAGTACGAACGTCCCGTCATGCCCTTTAGCCGGCGCAGATATCAACACCTTGCGCGCACCCGCCTGGATGTGCTTGGCCGCATCTTCTTTCTTGGTGAACCGGCCGGTGCATTCAAGGACCACGTCCACGCCGAGGTCCTTCCACGCAAGCTTGGCCGGGTCGAGAATCGCAAAGACCGGAATCTTCTTTCCGGCGACCACGATCTTGTCCCCGTCGACCCCAACCTCGTCCGGGTATCGCCCGTGAATGGAATCGTATTTCAGCAGATGCGCCAGCGTTTTGGCGTCGGTGATATCATTTAGCCCGACCACCTCTATATTGGTGCCGCGGGCAGCGCGGAACACCAGGCGGCCGATTCGTCCAAAGCCGTTGATCCCTACCTTCATCGCCTGCTATCTCCTTGAAAGCAATCTATGTGGATGTTCTTTCTTTGCTTTACGGGAGGCGAGATACTTCACGCCGACGGTTATGGTCAGTGAACTGTAGTCGTCCACGCCGATCAGGTTGCCGGAGAATTTCACCGGCATGTACTGGGCGTTGAGGTCGAGCGCGACTACCGAGGCCACCGGCCAGTCGATACCGCCGCCCAGCACGTAGCTGAAATCAGTCTTGGAATTCTCGCCGAACGCCGCACGATAAGCCGCGTCAATGCCGGTTACGAATTGGATATCATGACGTCCGTAATAGACTCCGCCGCCCGCCAGAAGATACGGGAACAAGCCGGCAATAGGCCTTGCGGACGGGTAGAACTTGACCTTGGCCAGGATCGGGTAGACTTGCAGGGTGCCAATACTCGAGCCACCGGTTTCCTCCACGAGATACACGTCGCCGCGGCTCACCAGGCCCAGTGAGAACTCGAGCATGAGAGCGCGGCTCAGGCGGAAGCCGAAGAATCCTTCCAGGTAGAAACTCCCTGACCCAATATCGTTCTGATAGAAGCTGTTGGCTGAAACCTGCAGACTGTCGGGTGGCGTGGCTCCCTGGTTGGACCAGCCTCCCAGCCTTACGCCGGCCTGGTTCGAGTTCAGGAAAGCATGTGTGACAGGATCATCCGCCTCGGTGCCGGACTGAGCGGCAACCTGAGCTGTGTTCAGGCAGAGAACCAGACTGACGAAGGCCGTTGCGATGCTGAGTACGCGTGACTTGCGTCCTTGTCTCATAGGCTGAAAAACGGTCTTGTAGCTCATTCGTTCCCGGTTGGAGCCAACGGGCAGGGACTGTCGGGCCGGGTCGCCCGACAGTACGCTGTCCGCAGTGCCAATTCAGCAAGCGACTCTATGGCGGCATCGCTCTTGATCATACCGATCTAATCGGCACCCGCGCGCCCTTTGCCCACCCCGGCTCGATCATTCGCCAGAGCCGGCAATATCGTAGAATACCAGTTGCTGATGGCCATAGTCAAACAGAACTCGAAACTGTTTGAGGAGTAAATTGCCTATATTTCCGGCCAGTTCCACCGACCCGGCCAGCCCGCTGCCGCTGTCCGGCAGCATGATACGCAGATCGGTGATCCGGACGTCCCCGAAACTGAAACTGGCCGCGTAGGCGGTCTTTCCGCTCAGCCCGCCACCCAGACCGCCGATCTCGTGGGGCAAGTCTGAGACGTCGCCCAGCCGGGAAACGAGGTCGTGCTTCCGGCTGAAATCGCTGTGGACGATAAGCCCGAAGGCATTACCCAGATCGACGATGTACCGCCCCGGAAGCCCCAGCAGCTCGGCCTCGATTGTGGGAATCTGCAGCGTGAGCTCAAAGGGGACCTCATGTCCGCCATCGGGTGGCTGAAAGTTGTCGGCGTTGAAAAACGTTAGAGTACCGGCCTGGTAGTCGATCAACACCGGAAAACGTGACAGGAAGTCGTAGCCGAGAATACCACCAAACGGCGGCTCGGCCTTCGATCCGCCGGTAACAACGCTCAGGTCGAGTGCCCCCCCGACCTGCCCCAGCAGAACGAGGCCGCCGATATTGATCGAGTCGGTCCGAACCAAGTCTACGTGCTCGTATCCCGCCACTCCGATTGCCGGTAGGTTACCCACCACCGGCAGGTCAAGGCCGTCGAGAGCAGGCCGATGGAACATGTTGGCTGAGGCACCCGAATCGAGAATGAAACGAAGCAGCCTTCCATTCACCTGAGCGTGAAAATAAATATGCCCGGCGATCAGTTCGAACGGCACCACCACCGAATCGTGGCCGGCCGGAAACCGGAAATCGACCGTGGAAGTTCGGCGAACAAACCGACGCGGGTCGACCGGCAGATTGAACGCAACGCTGTCGACCGTGATCCGCATTTCGGTCTGTGCGGCCGGCACACTCGAGCGCGATGTAAGCGGCATCAAAACACCGCCGCGAATAGCATGATCCGAGTACTCGGTCACTATTTCCAGGTTGTCGACTGTAATTACGTCGAAGCTCTGGTACCCGGTGGTCGTGTCGAAATACGAGTATACCGTGTCGGTGTACAGCGGGTAAAAGCCGACTCTGTGCATGGGCCGCCCGCCGCGGGTTTCGATACCGAGGTACTCGCGCTCTCCGGGAAGGCGGTTTTCGAGAAGGAACGAATATGTTTGAAAGTAAACCTGGCTGAGCAAAGCGCGCTTCTCGTAGCCGCTGAGTTCGCTCACCTGGCCATTGTGATCACGCTGCCAGGCCGTGGCGCCGTCGAAAGCCTGCGCCAATGCAAACGGGCCGAGTTTCATCTCCATGCACAGATTGTCCGGTATTGCGACGTACACTTCGTACGAGCCGGGGAGGCCGTTCAATATGGCCGTGCCCGCGGCATACGAGGTCGTCATGTTCCGCAGCCTGTCCACTGCGGCCGGGCCACCTACTGATTGAATCAGCAACGAGTCGAGATTGAAGGCCGCTGCCTGCCCGACCAGCAGCATCGAGAAGCAGGCTGCCGAAAGCGCGCGAATCGTGTTCGTCGTCAGCTTTAGCGCGGCGGCCATCTCAGTACTCCTGCCAGTGCTGTTCGGCAGAGACAATCAGGCCGATCAGCGTCCAGAATAACACCAGGGCCGTCCCGCCGTAGCTGACGAACGGCAGCGCCAGACCGGTCACCGGCATGAGGCTGAGGGTCATCCCTATGTTGACGAAAAACTGAAACATGATAATGCCAGTCGCGCCCATCACGACATTCGACGCAAACCGGGAGCGGCAGCGCGCCGCCACCTTGATTGCGCGATAAAACATGAAGCAAAACAGCAGCATGACCACGACAGCCCCCAACAAACCGAATTCCTCCCCAAGAACCGAAAATATAAAGTCGGTGTGGCGCTCCGGCAGGAAGTCAAGCCGAGATTGCGAGCCGCCCAGAAAGCCCTTGCCGAACAGACCTCCCGAACCGATGGCGATCTTCGATTGGATGATCTGGTAGCCCGCCCCGCGTGCATCCTGGCCGGGATCAAGAAACATCAGGAACCGGTCCTTCTGGTAGTCGGCCAGACGATTCCAGAGAAGCGGTGTAATCGCGCCGAATGCCAGATTGATCACGACCGTGGCGATACTCACCAGCATTCCGGGGCGAAGCAAGAACAGCACGATTAACACCACGAGGATATAAACAGCCCAGGAAATCCAGTGCGAGGCCGCAACCAGCGACAGAATCGGTGAAACGGTCAGCAGCATGAAACCGACTGACAATCCAGACCAGAACCAGA
It encodes:
- a CDS encoding retropepsin-like aspartic protease is translated as MAAALKLTTNTIRALSAACFSMLLVGQAAAFNLDSLLIQSVGGPAAVDRLRNMTTSYAAGTAILNGLPGSYEVYVAIPDNLCMEMKLGPFALAQAFDGATAWQRDHNGQVSELSGYEKRALLSQVYFQTYSFLLENRLPGEREYLGIETRGGRPMHRVGFYPLYTDTVYSYFDTTTGYQSFDVITVDNLEIVTEYSDHAIRGGVLMPLTSRSSVPAAQTEMRITVDSVAFNLPVDPRRFVRRTSTVDFRFPAGHDSVVVPFELIAGHIYFHAQVNGRLLRFILDSGASANMFHRPALDGLDLPVVGNLPAIGVAGYEHVDLVRTDSINIGGLVLLGQVGGALDLSVVTGGSKAEPPFGGILGYDFLSRFPVLIDYQAGTLTFFNADNFQPPDGGHEVPFELTLQIPTIEAELLGLPGRYIVDLGNAFGLIVHSDFSRKHDLVSRLGDVSDLPHEIGGLGGGLSGKTAYAASFSFGDVRITDLRIMLPDSGSGLAGSVELAGNIGNLLLKQFRVLFDYGHQQLVFYDIAGSGE
- the rodA gene encoding rod shape-determining protein RodA, producing the protein MTVNYGELDWKLIGAVLALSVIGIFLIMSAQHFANTDYERDYYLRQMLWLLIALGVFAAVIHLPLKLFDYGAYLLYGVALVLLVAVLFVGHSKLSDARRFFDFGPINLAPSDIAKIALLLSLSRFFAYTHLPPSSKRRFAISALLAAVPAALILKQPDLGTSLVFFVLLFVLWFWSGLSVGFMLLTVSPILSLVAASHWISWAVYILVVLIVLFLLRPGMLVSIATVVINLAFGAITPLLWNRLADYQKDRFLMFLDPGQDARGAGYQIIQSKIAIGSGGLFGKGFLGGSQSRLDFLPERHTDFIFSVLGEEFGLLGAVVVMLLFCFMFYRAIKVAARCRSRFASNVVMGATGIIMFQFFVNIGMTLSLMPVTGLALPFVSYGGTALVLFWTLIGLIVSAEQHWQEY
- a CDS encoding phosphoglycerate kinase → MNKVTVSDINFRGRKVLVRVDFNVPLDDKQNITDDRRIRAALPTLRKILGDGGAVIACSHLGRPKGGPDPKQSLRPVARRLQELLSKPVTFAEDCIGPEASNLVGRMKPGDVVLLENLRFHSEEEKNIPEFARKLASLADIYVNDAFGSAHRAHASTEGVTRFFDQSVAGFLMERELHYLGNALTNPVRPFAAILGGAKISGKIDVLQHLIGKVDVLIIGGGMVFTFAKALGYAIGDSLLEADRVEMAREIMAKAEASAVKLILPVDAVIAAEIDANAKTKVVPIRQIPDGMKGLDIGPESIKLISKALADIKTVLWNGPMGVFECPPFAEGTFAVARMLADLTDKGATTVVGGGDSASAVSRSGLESKLSHISTGGGASLEFLEGKVLPGVAALTDQTKVGAV
- the gap gene encoding type I glyceraldehyde-3-phosphate dehydrogenase, with product MKVGINGFGRIGRLVFRAARGTNIEVVGLNDITDAKTLAHLLKYDSIHGRYPDEVGVDGDKIVVAGKKIPVFAILDPAKLAWKDLGVDVVLECTGRFTKKEDAAKHIQAGARKVLISAPAKGHDGTFVLGVNSDQYDKSKHHVVSIGSCTTNCLAPVAKVLHDTFRIERGFMTTIHSYTADQRLQDAPHKDLRRARAAAMSMVPTSTGAAKAIADVLPDLKGKLDGCAIRVPTPDGSLVDLTVLVGRETTAEEVNAAMKKAATSGPLSKTLQYCEDPIVSTDVIGNPHGSIFDSEYTNVKGNLVKVFAWYDNEWGFSCRMVDMMLMM
- the tpiA gene encoding triose-phosphate isomerase, which translates into the protein MRRKIIAGNWKMNGTLAETDNLIRALLAGDFVNSPVQVVVCPPFTALETASRLLKGTRIALGAQDMSPHPKGAFTGDISATMLLTLGATFVILGHSERRQYHSESDQLINAKARQALTGGLTPIVCVGETLAERESGRTEAVVGEQVAGTLAGFSADDLKKTVIAYEPVWAIGTGRTATPEMAEAVHCFVRDKLAAVDRAAAQVVQILYGGSVNAMNAAGLLSQPNIDGALVGGASLKADEFIAIIKAA
- a CDS encoding outer membrane beta-barrel protein, producing the protein MSYKTVFQPMRQGRKSRVLSIATAFVSLVLCLNTAQVAAQSGTEADDPVTHAFLNSNQAGVRLGGWSNQGATPPDSLQVSANSFYQNDIGSGSFYLEGFFGFRLSRALMLEFSLGLVSRGDVYLVEETGGSSIGTLQVYPILAKVKFYPSARPIAGLFPYLLAGGGVYYGRHDIQFVTGIDAAYRAAFGENSKTDFSYVLGGGIDWPVASVVALDLNAQYMPVKFSGNLIGVDDYSSLTITVGVKYLASRKAKKEHPHRLLSRR